In one Dermacentor variabilis isolate Ectoservices chromosome 4, ASM5094787v1, whole genome shotgun sequence genomic region, the following are encoded:
- the LOC142579911 gene encoding uncharacterized protein LOC142579911 — MTRSLRESFRLYKQAHPASQVGLTKFISLRPKWVKCSPQWQVCVCVCCANFQLCLVGLQNASGRSLSPDDMQSLCVCQEPTASCFLRNCEHCPQDDIFTLENFDMSSEDEVLIASWEYGELVKKTLTASSFMREFQRMTMKWILHNYIRSVQAKAIHEEKQSCERGAIVLHFDFAENWTVVLPDAVQAYHWQKKQVTVFTCVVTSRKSTRSYAVISDDMSHDSAHACLALSKIKAHLEDNAPIYTKVTHVSDGAPAHFKNKYQFHELERSECQETKWMFSATGHGKNACDGVGGLVKHRASHHNLRKPASGAIQTASGFVDAIQGTLKNITILELRQR; from the coding sequence ATGACGCGGTCCTTGCGAGAATCATTCCGCCTCTACAAGCAAGCTCACCCTGCCTCCCAGGTTGGCCTCACAAAATTCATATCCTTGCGTCCTAAGTGGGTGAAATGCTCGCCACAGTGGcaagtgtgtgtttgcgtgtgctgtgcaaacTTTCAGTTGTGCCTCGTGGGACTGCAGAACGCCTCCGGAAGGTCGCTTTCTCCCGATGATATGCAGAGTCTCTGCGTATGCCAGGAACCTACTGCGTCATGTTTCCTCAGGAATTGTGAGCACTGTCCACAAGATGACATTTTCACTTTGGAAAATTTTGATATGAGCAGCGAGGACGAGGTGTTGATTGCTTCATGGGAATACGGTGAGCTAGTTAAAAAAACTCTGACCGCTTCATCATTTATGAGAGAATTTCAAAGAATGACCATGAAATGGATTCTCCACAACTATATCAGATCTGTGCAAGCAAAAGCAATACATGAAGAAAAACAGAGCTGCGAGAGAGGTGCAATTGTATTGCATTTTGATTTCGCCGAAAACTGGACAGTTGTGCTTCCAGACGCAGTACAAGCGTACCATTGGCAGAAGAAGCAGGTCACCGTGTTTACCTGCGTTGTCACGTCAAGAAAATCGACTCGGAGCTACGCCGTTATTTCCGACGATATGTCTCATGATTCAGCTCATGCATGTTTGGCTCTGTCGAAAATCAAAGCACATCTCGAAGACAACGCGCCAATCTACACTAAGGTAACACATGTGAGCGACGGGGCTCCCGCTCACTTCAAGAATAAATATCAGTTTCATGAGCTAGAACGCAGTGAATGTCAAGAGACGAAATGGATGTTTTCGGCCACTGGACACGGCAAAAATGCTTGCGACGGCGTTGGTGGGCTTGTGAAACATCGAGCATCACACCACAACTTGCGGAAGCCTGCAAGTGGGGCCATACAAACAGCCAGCGGGTTCGTGGACGCAATTCAAGGAACGCTAAAGAACATCACCATTCTGGAGCTCCGACAGAGGTAG